AATTATAGGGAAAAATACAAGGTAGAACTTTTTTTATGCTGCTAGCTACAACTTTAGACATCAATTTAGCATCCACATTAACAAGAGAGATTGGTCTCCCGTTTTCAAGGAGAGTGcgatcttttcctttttttttccaggcaCTTTGCTATTCTGAAATGTCTCAAGCATGAGTTGACACTCCTTGTGAAAAATTTTCCCTTCACACATGTTTTTGCTCACCAGGCAATTTTGGAATACCAAGCACATTCAAGAAGTTCTTTACTTCGTCATCATCTACATGATAACTAGTATATAATTCTTGGCAAAATTGCTTTTGTTCAGAACTTATGGTGAGAGGATCTGTACTCATAGAATCATTAATATTTAGTTTTTGCATGTGTTTTTTaccatgatttttttttctatattcAGGAAATATTTAGTGCTTCTTTCACCATGTTTGTGCTAACGAGCTCTTgctcaaataattattccttttgcCTTTTCTTCATAAAAAGATTCTCATCTTTCCTTCGTGGCATTCAAACGATCTGCATTAATGTCATttagggtgcgttcgattgggaaatctggatttagatcttaaaatctggatcttcggatttccaatcgaacACAAAATCTGACATTTGATTTTGTCGCAGATTCACTAATTGGAAATCCATGTCGGGTaaggatttaaaaaaaaaaaaaccgtcgCGAAATCCGTTTTTGGATTTTGTGTTTGATTGGAAATCCGAAAATCCAGATTTTAAGATCTAAATCCAGATTTcccaatcgaacgcacccttAAATCATTTTCATAGATCTCGCTCACTCTGGAATATTCCGTTTGGAGGGACTCTTCCTTTCCATTTCTTACCTGAGCTGTCTTAATTGAATATTGAATTGCAAGTGCCCttatattatattttaacCACTCCCAGATTATCACTACGATTATCTGTTAAATCCTCTTCACCTTCGGCAATCCACACAGGAATTTTCAGTGCaatttcatttacataattttcATCTTCCAGCAGAGAGCAATTCATTTTCCCGATACCTGGACCTCTATtatgattttctttatttgtgaGATCTAAAACAATAGCAGCGTGATCTGTTTTAATAGCTGGTAGTATGCAACTTGATGAAACAAAGTCTTGTAGAGAATTTGAGATTAGCCAATAATCCAGCCGGCAGAATATTTTCTGAGACTTTCGGCTCCAAGTAAAACCTTTAGTTATCGGATTTTAGACTCGCCAAATATCAACTACTGTAAATCAAGTTCCTCTTGAAAACAATCAACACATGTAACAACTGATTTCCGGGGTGTCAAGGAACCTCCCTTTTTATCAACAACTGGATTCAGGgggcaattaaaatttccttcAACAATAAAACTTGCTTCGGCATCCAAATCCTCTCTATGTATAATAGCTAATAGATCGTTAAAGAAGTTAACATTTTCAATCTCTACTTTTACAATAATGAAGCGACCTAAAGGATCAATGATCTGCGGCTGAATGAAATAACCTACACCTTTGCTCAGCAAAATCGCCACCCCACGTGCATTGAGACTACCATGTGAAAGTATCATTTCAGTACCCCATTCATTACGCCATTGAAGTTCTATTTCCTTCTTCGAATGAGTTTCCTGAAGAATTACATCTGCTCTTTTTTTCCGACACCAAGTGAATACAGTTCTTCGCTTTTGAAAATTACTAATGCCCCTTGTGTTTAATGAGGCTAATCTTATTCCATCAGGCATTTTGCATGACGTTCAAGGGAGAAATTGGGTTGCGGAAGGAACAAAATTATAATGAATAAAACAGACTTTAGCCACGTTAGCCTGCAGTGCAGCCGTTATTTTGGAGCGGAACGCTAGATAAATCAGGCTTTCGATGCCACCATCGTAATTAGATACTTGACCGGTGAGGGTTGGTGGGATGGGGGGTGGGGCACTAGAAATAACGCCTGCCCACAAAGCATGTGAAATCATTGAACGCCCCCTAATTAGTACCGCTTGACCGCCTTTCCGGAAATGTGCAAGCAGCCAATGAACATCGATCTTATTTCTACCGGAAGCCAAAAATTTACTTCCGACAAAAACATTGACACACGTGTATTTGTCAACTTCGTGTGAAAGAGAAATCGAGCGAGCGAGTATGTGAGTGAAGTTATGTCGGAAAGACGTCCTAACGACAGCTGTAGGATTTGCAAAAGCTCTTTTAAAGTGAAATTTGGAAATATTCCCGGCAAACAAGTGTATTCATCCTCGGAAAACCTTTTTAAACCATCGCAGAGAAAGGACAGCCCTGGAGTTGTGTTAGCAGAGGTTTGTAGTCGTGCCGGATTAGTATTTTTGCACGATCCTGTAATATATTCTGATCGCGTTTGCAACCTGTGTGGTTGAAAAATTCGCAGTCTTGGCCAGTTGTTCGAGTTTGTCAAGGCGGGCACAACTCCAACGTTTGAGTCTGTCTCTAAAAGCACGAAACGAACACTGGCAACTCCGGAGAAAGCGAGCCCTTCATGGAGAAAATCAAAAGCTGTTAGAGTTAATTTGCCAACAGCCAAGACCCTATCGCCGCAATCAGCTGGCAAATCAAGAAAATCTCTCGCATTTGGTGGACTAAGTAATGCTATACCGGTTTCTTCTACTCAAAAGGAGGATGAAATGCTGAGTAATCTTAACGTGGATGATTTGCCGCAAACAGGACTTCAGGTAAAAGTTGTGTATATGATTCCGTCAGGAACTGCCACTATGAGAGTTCCCCGTgacgaacaaacaaaaaacttgGTCAAAAACATTGCATGCGAAAACTGGCGTGAAGTATCGAATGCTATCCTTAAACACAAAGAGCTTGCcccagtaataattattgcaatctGCAAGGCTGTTTTTAAAGAATTCAGCGATTACCTAAAATGTGACAGTAAGTTACTTGCCACAAATCCTGATGAACTAGCCAGGTTTTCGAACAAATTGTTTATGGAGGAAATTAGAATTCACTGCCCTGTTTGGTTCAACTGTCAACTCGGAGCTAGTGGTCTTTCCTCAAAGGAAGAAGCTGTAGGTGGACGAGTGAACTCTATGGCACCTTCTTCATCAACGCTTGCTCGTCTAAGAAATCCTCAAGCTTCCGCCGTCCACTACAGCATTTCAACCATATTATTCCACAGTGGCATTAAGCATGACGACCTCAATCGCCTGAATGGTTTGGGAGTGTGTATGTCGCCCGATTCCATTGTTCGTCTTCAAGGTAAAATGAACATGCAGTTGGAAGGAAAGGTGGACATTTGGAGAAGTGCTATAGAAGAGAATCGTGGTGCCCTCAAGTTAGCCAAAGAGGTTTTACAAAAACAAGTTGCCTTGCCACATCTAGACGTTAGCAAACAGCACCTCGAGAGTTACGAATTTTTCTCTACAAAGGGACACGAGAGCTTAATAACGCTTTTGAATGAGGAGGTAACGAAAGCAGGTGCTAATGTGAACGCCACAGACTGCATGCAAATTGTCATCAAAAGATTGGAGGGAACCAAACTTCCTTTGTACAAGTAAGCAATTTGAATGTATAGCATCCCACGGATTTCTTAAATATTACTGGTCAATTCTGCGATgatttatttatgtttattttgaaagccaaaaataacttcaagaggcttgaaatatttttaacaatgtTTTATCATATTTAGTTTTTCCCTAATTTCCATATTTCAATCATTAGTACAATGGGGACATTTTATGAGTTCTACCTTTCATCCAATTTGCATGGGGAACTCTTTATTGTATTTGCTTTATAACAAACAATTTTATACTGTACACCTGTACAATAATTTACATAGtgtataattttgttattgaaaaatataatAGATTGGTGGGAGACAACATTGATTATGAAATACATGCAAGAGTCCAGTCTCAACAGCATCGCAACCGCTCCATCCACTGGACACACCAGTTTGCTGTGTTGGATAGAGTCCAAAACCCACAACTGGACAGGTTTTCCAGCCAGAAACCAGTCAGCGAGATACAGCTTGCAGAACTTCTGCCAGACAATGATGTTATGGCAAATCTTGTCAGAAATTGGTCTGTTATTGTCAGCCGGGTGATAACAAAATATCTGCAGCCATTTCGCCAGTTAAGAGATGTGGTAGTAAGGCACATGCCTCATGAGTACTCAAAAGAGATGTCTCAAAAATCTGATTCTGTGAGTAGAAGTTTGACTACTGTATGTGCTGtaacattatttttatgtttgCTTACCCTGGGCTGTGAAAAACTATCAGTATCTAAGGTAACCAAGGTTTACATTGACATTAAAATAGCTCTTCAAACTGTCTCAAGTGTGCACATGTATGACAGCCCCTTTTTAGATGACACCACTATTTTGGAaagaaaccaatcaaaactttgTCAGTGTGTTGGTTCAATTTGATCAGTTTTAATTTGATAATATTCAACTGAGAAACTGCatattgaatttttatttcatactttgtttgttatttccaTATAAGACATTGTgcagttccagaaaatattcACACTCCCCATGGAGAAGGGATTAGAATTTCATTGGGTTGGGGGTCTGTAATAATGAAATATCAAAACCATATAGGAAGCTTATCTAGAATTTATAAAAGGGGGGAAGGTCTTCGAAAAAATCCCTTATGTGTTGCGGGTATGGATTTTTTCTGTAACTACACACTGTCATATTACCAACTTCTGCATTGGTGAATGACTGCAAACATTTCTTCTGCTTGTGTAGTGCTTTCTAAGTATGCAGTTCTTAAACCCCAATGTGTCTGGTGAAATGGCCCAACTTCTCCAGCACAACCAAGAAAAGTATGTACCCTGCTTAACCAAGGGAACCAACAAGACTATCCTTGAAAAAGTACCTCTGCATGGTGATCAGCTCTTTCAAGAGCGTGCCAGGAATGTCATCTGGACATACAGGGATGGAGTGGATGATTATGAACAACTTCAGGGAATTGACACAGAGTTTGCAGACTGGCATGCAAAGTACACTCTATACAAGGTAGAATGCTACAGCTGATGCATTTTGACACTCACAAGTGTAACTGGGACAGATTATTAAGTCATAACACTGTTACAgctaagaaaatggtttgaactcaggagtagcataccttgattgaaaaagatcatctgggtgataggagtcctgaaa
The DNA window shown above is from Acropora palmata chromosome 7, jaAcrPala1.3, whole genome shotgun sequence and carries:
- the LOC141886597 gene encoding uncharacterized protein LOC141886597, with translation MLSNLNVDDLPQTGLQVKVVYMIPSGTATMRVPRDEQTKNLVKNIACENWREVSNAILKHKELAPVIIIAICKAVFKEFSDYLKCDSKLLATNPDELARFSNKLFMEEIRIHCPVWFNCQLGASGLSSKEEAVGGRVNSMAPSSSTLARLRNPQASAVHYSISTILFHSGIKHDDLNRLNGLGVCMSPDSIVRLQGKMNMQLEGKVDIWRSAIEENRGALKLAKEVLQKQVALPHLDVSKQHLESYEFFSTKGHESLITLLNEEVTKAGANVNATDCMQIVIKRLEGTKLPLYKLVGDNIDYEIHARVQSQQHRNRSIHWTHQFAVLDRVQNPQLDRFSSQKPVSEIQLAELLPDNDVMANLVRNWSVIVSRVITKYLQPFRQLRDVVVRHMPHEYSKEMSQKSDSVSRSLTTVCAVTLFLCLLTLGCEKLSVSKVTKVYIDIKIALQTVSSVHMYDSPFLDDTTILERNQSKLCQCVGSI